In one window of Eggerthella guodeyinii DNA:
- a CDS encoding NusG domain II-containing protein, with amino-acid sequence MKHPASARPRKTGIIFIAAVLAASLLAWGGIQLAVAANADHRQLQVADGDGQTHLLPLDQDGSYTFTTSLGTNVVTVADGSARMESSDCPGHDCIDQGSIDNAAEMIICMPHKLIVGIVEDEEN; translated from the coding sequence ATGAAGCATCCCGCATCGGCCCGCCCTCGTAAGACGGGCATCATCTTCATCGCCGCCGTGCTGGCCGCCTCGCTGCTGGCCTGGGGCGGCATCCAGTTGGCGGTTGCCGCCAACGCCGACCACCGCCAACTCCAGGTCGCCGACGGCGACGGGCAGACGCACCTGCTGCCGCTCGACCAAGACGGCTCCTACACGTTCACCACCTCGCTGGGAACGAACGTCGTCACCGTGGCCGATGGCTCCGCACGCATGGAATCCTCGGACTGCCCGGGGCACGATTGCATCGACCAAGGCTCCATCGACAACGCCGCCGAGATGATCATCTGCATGCCGCACAAGCTGATCGTGGGCATCGTGGAAGACGAGGAGAACTAA
- a CDS encoding Gx transporter family protein — MTERSLRVARLALFAALTLVLCYVESTIVLPVTIPGVKLGLANVAVLIALYLMGPRWALGIMILKVLVISFFVGAPSMMLYSLAGSALAFVGMLAAWKLDLFGIVATSVLSAILHNAGQLLMAMALMHTTAILINLPVMLIAACVMGTLTGSVAAGVLKALPAITQAGASKHRFPAKRRA, encoded by the coding sequence ATGACCGAGAGAAGCCTCCGCGTCGCCCGCCTTGCGCTGTTCGCGGCGCTCACCCTGGTGCTGTGCTACGTCGAGTCCACCATCGTGCTGCCGGTGACCATCCCCGGCGTGAAGCTGGGCCTGGCCAACGTGGCGGTGCTCATCGCCCTGTACCTGATGGGACCGCGCTGGGCGCTCGGCATCATGATACTGAAAGTGCTGGTCATCTCCTTCTTCGTAGGGGCGCCCTCCATGATGCTGTACAGCCTGGCCGGCAGCGCGCTCGCCTTCGTCGGCATGCTGGCGGCCTGGAAGCTCGACCTGTTCGGCATCGTGGCCACCAGCGTTCTCTCCGCCATCCTGCACAACGCGGGCCAACTGCTTATGGCGATGGCGCTCATGCACACCACCGCCATCCTCATCAACCTGCCCGTCATGCTCATCGCCGCCTGCGTCATGGGCACGCTCACCGGCTCCGTCGCCGCCGGCGTGCTCAAAGCGTTGCCCGCCATCACGCAAGCAGGCGCTTCGAAGCATCGCTTTCCGGCGAAGCGCCGCGCGTAG
- a CDS encoding BAG1 BAG family molecular chaperone regulator 1 — protein MVKTTTKEDIRIDKDDAEELNREAAEDLERIEYEVKREAEQYVEAVDGDGNEKESVEAAATAFDFDRAEAETEELLIKTTGEADEA, from the coding sequence ATGGTTAAGACAACCACGAAGGAAGACATCCGCATCGACAAGGACGATGCTGAGGAGCTGAATCGCGAGGCGGCTGAAGATCTCGAGCGCATCGAGTACGAAGTGAAGCGCGAAGCCGAGCAGTACGTGGAAGCCGTCGACGGCGACGGCAACGAGAAGGAATCCGTCGAGGCGGCTGCCACCGCCTTCGATTTCGATCGAGCTGAAGCCGAGACGGAAGAACTGCTGATCAAGACAACCGGCGAAGCCGACGAAGCGTAA
- the rplQ gene encoding 50S ribosomal protein L17 has product MRHNYKGRKLGTDFSHTKAMKKSLVNALFLNDRIKTVESRAKEIRPNVDKIITWAKRGDLHSRRLAIAALGDKDLVREIFEKVEQGMFADRQGGYTRIMKLGNRKGDNAPMVIMELVTEPVKKKEEPKPAAKKATKKAAPKKVEAAEEAPKEETAEAKAEEKVEAKVEEAAVEAAEKAEEAAAENAEAAKAETADAKEEEAAK; this is encoded by the coding sequence ATGCGACACAACTACAAGGGCCGCAAGCTGGGCACTGACTTCAGCCACACCAAGGCCATGAAGAAGAGCTTGGTGAACGCCCTGTTCCTGAACGACCGCATCAAGACGGTCGAGTCCCGCGCCAAGGAGATCCGTCCGAACGTCGACAAGATCATCACGTGGGCCAAGCGTGGCGACCTGCATTCTCGTCGTCTCGCCATCGCGGCTCTGGGCGATAAGGATCTCGTGCGCGAGATCTTCGAGAAGGTCGAGCAGGGCATGTTCGCCGACCGCCAGGGCGGCTACACCCGCATCATGAAGCTTGGCAACCGCAAGGGCGACAACGCTCCTATGGTGATCATGGAGCTCGTGACCGAGCCCGTGAAGAAGAAGGAAGAGCCGAAGCCCGCCGCCAAGAAGGCGACGAAGAAGGCTGCTCCGAAGAAGGTCGAGGCTGCTGAGGAGGCTCCCAAGGAGGAGACCGCCGAAGCCAAGGCCGAGGAGAAGGTTGAGGCCAAGGTCGAGGAAGCCGCCGTCGAGGCTGCCGAGAAGGCCGAGGAAGCTGCCGCCGAGAACGCGGAAGCCGCCAAGGCTGAGACGGCCGACGCCAAGGAGGAAGAGGCTGCCAAGTAG
- a CDS encoding DNA-directed RNA polymerase subunit alpha has protein sequence MTEFMRPTVTTEEVNDTVARFVVEPLERGYGYTLGNCMRRVLLSSLDGAKATAIQIEGVQHEFTTAEGVIEDITDIVLNVKGLVFSALNDDIEEATAHVSAEGPCTVTGADLDIPTEFTLVNPEHVIATVADGGQLDMTVRIGVGRGYVSAERNKRTEDPIGVIHVDSLFSPVRRCTLNVTDTRVGQRTDYDKLVLEVETDGSITPTEAVCRASNIINQYMGAFLSLSDVVDEEEGEVPSIFAPEGQESNAELDKQIEDLDLSVRSYNCLKRAGIHSVRQLVEFSENDLLNIRNFGAKSIEEVKDKLISMDLNLKL, from the coding sequence ATGACAGAGTTCATGAGGCCTACGGTAACAACGGAAGAAGTCAACGACACTGTCGCACGTTTCGTGGTCGAGCCGCTCGAGCGCGGTTACGGCTACACGTTGGGCAACTGCATGCGCCGCGTTCTGCTCTCCTCGCTGGATGGTGCGAAAGCCACCGCCATCCAGATCGAGGGTGTGCAGCATGAGTTCACGACGGCTGAAGGCGTCATCGAGGATATCACCGATATCGTCTTGAACGTCAAGGGGCTCGTGTTCTCCGCGTTGAACGATGACATCGAGGAAGCCACGGCACATGTGTCGGCGGAGGGTCCTTGCACGGTGACGGGTGCCGATCTCGACATCCCCACCGAGTTCACGCTGGTCAACCCGGAGCACGTCATCGCCACGGTCGCCGACGGCGGCCAGCTGGACATGACGGTTCGCATCGGCGTGGGCCGCGGATACGTGTCGGCCGAGCGCAACAAGCGCACGGAAGATCCTATCGGGGTCATCCATGTGGACTCGCTGTTCTCGCCGGTTCGTCGTTGCACGCTCAACGTTACCGACACCCGCGTGGGTCAGCGCACCGACTACGACAAGCTCGTGCTGGAGGTTGAGACGGACGGCAGCATCACGCCGACCGAGGCCGTGTGCCGCGCGTCCAACATCATCAACCAGTACATGGGAGCGTTTTTGAGCCTGTCCGACGTCGTCGACGAGGAAGAGGGCGAAGTTCCGTCCATCTTCGCGCCGGAGGGCCAGGAGTCCAATGCCGAGCTGGACAAGCAGATCGAGGACCTCGACCTGTCCGTTCGCTCGTACAACTGCCTGAAGCGTGCCGGCATCCACTCGGTGCGCCAGCTCGTTGAGTTCTCCGAAAACGACCTGCTGAACATCAGAAACTTTGGTGCGAAGTCCATTGAAGAAGTGAAGGACAAGCTCATTTCCATGGACCTCAATTTGAAGCTATAG
- the rpsD gene encoding 30S ribosomal protein S4 gives MARYTGADCRLCRREGAKLFLKGDRCYTEKCALERRNYAPGEAGKKRIKESEYRNQLREKQKTKRIYGVLEKQFRHYYDLAGRQKGVTGENLLRILESRLDNVVYRLGFAKSRAEARQQVRHGHITVNGRRVDIPSFRVKPGDLVAVAPKAKDLLVIKSALISNERVQVPAWLEVDIEKLQGSVLALPQRDQIDLDIREQLIVELYSK, from the coding sequence ATGGCTCGTTATACTGGAGCGGACTGCCGTCTGTGCCGTCGTGAAGGGGCGAAGCTTTTCCTTAAGGGCGATCGCTGCTACACGGAGAAGTGCGCACTCGAGCGCCGCAACTACGCGCCCGGCGAGGCCGGCAAGAAGCGCATCAAGGAAAGCGAATATCGCAACCAGCTGCGCGAGAAGCAGAAGACCAAGCGCATCTACGGTGTGCTCGAGAAGCAGTTCCGTCATTACTACGATCTCGCCGGTCGTCAGAAGGGCGTGACGGGTGAGAACCTGCTGCGCATCCTCGAAAGCCGTCTCGACAACGTCGTGTACCGTCTCGGCTTCGCGAAGTCTCGCGCCGAGGCTCGCCAGCAGGTGCGTCACGGTCACATCACCGTGAACGGCCGCCGCGTCGACATCCCGTCGTTCCGCGTCAAGCCGGGCGACCTCGTGGCCGTCGCGCCGAAGGCCAAGGACCTGCTCGTCATCAAGAGCGCGCTCATCTCGAACGAGCGCGTGCAGGTGCCTGCATGGCTCGAGGTCGACATCGAGAAACTTCAGGGTAGCGTACTTGCTCTTCCGCAGCGCGATCAGATCGATCTGGACATTCGCGAGCAGCTCATCGTCGAGCTTTACTCGAAATAA
- the rpsK gene encoding 30S ribosomal protein S11, with the protein MAAKKNVRTRIKRSERKNIAVGAAHIKSTFNNTIVSITDPQGNVISWQSAGTVGFKGSRKSTPFAAQMAAEAAAKTAMEHGLRKVSVFVKGPGSGRETAIRSLQAAGLEIASIQDCTPIPHNGCRPRKRRRV; encoded by the coding sequence GTGGCAGCTAAGAAAAACGTGCGCACGCGCATTAAGCGCTCTGAGCGTAAGAACATCGCCGTCGGCGCTGCGCATATCAAGTCTACGTTTAACAACACGATCGTGAGCATCACCGATCCTCAGGGTAATGTGATCTCCTGGCAGTCTGCCGGCACGGTTGGTTTCAAGGGTTCGCGCAAGTCCACGCCGTTCGCTGCGCAGATGGCCGCCGAGGCCGCTGCGAAGACGGCTATGGAGCATGGCCTGCGTAAGGTTTCCGTGTTCGTGAAGGGCCCGGGTTCGGGTCGCGAGACGGCTATCCGCTCTCTGCAGGCCGCCGGCCTCGAGATCGCCAGCATCCAGGATTGCACACCCATTCCGCACAACGGTTGCCGTCCGCGCAAGCGTCGTCGCGTGTAA
- the rpsM gene encoding 30S ribosomal protein S13 produces MARLVGVDLPRDKRIEVGLTYIYGIGMTTSKQILAETGVDGSVRVKDLTEDDLTKLRDYIQANIKVEGDLHREVSQNVKRLMEIGCYRGLRHRRGLPVRGQRTHTNARTRKGPRKQIGGKKK; encoded by the coding sequence ATGGCACGTCTTGTTGGTGTCGACCTTCCTCGCGACAAGCGCATTGAAGTCGGCTTGACCTACATCTACGGCATTGGCATGACCACCTCCAAGCAGATTCTTGCTGAGACCGGCGTTGACGGCAGCGTCCGCGTCAAGGATCTCACGGAGGATGACCTCACGAAGCTGCGCGACTACATTCAGGCGAACATCAAGGTGGAGGGCGACCTGCACCGCGAGGTTTCCCAGAACGTGAAGCGCCTCATGGAGATCGGTTGCTATCGTGGACTCCGCCATCGTCGCGGCCTGCCCGTTCGCGGACAGCGCACGCACACGAACGCGCGCACGCGCAAGGGTCCTCGTAAGCAAATCGGCGGAAAGAAAAAGTGA
- the rpmJ gene encoding 50S ribosomal protein L36, whose amino-acid sequence MKVRPSVKKMCDKCKIIRRHGKVLVICENPRHKQRQG is encoded by the coding sequence ATGAAGGTACGTCCTTCGGTCAAGAAAATGTGCGATAAGTGCAAAATCATCCGACGCCATGGCAAGGTCCTCGTTATCTGCGAGAACCCGCGCCATAAGCAGCGTCAGGGCTAG
- the infA gene encoding translation initiation factor IF-1 has product MTKEDVIELEGTVLEALPNAMFRVELENGHKILAHISGKMRMHYIKILPGDKVTVELSVYDLNRGRITYRFK; this is encoded by the coding sequence TTGACCAAAGAAGATGTTATCGAGCTCGAGGGGACCGTCCTCGAAGCGCTGCCAAACGCTATGTTTAGGGTGGAGCTCGAAAATGGGCACAAGATATTGGCCCACATTTCCGGCAAGATGCGCATGCACTACATCAAGATCCTGCCGGGCGACAAAGTGACGGTCGAGCTGTCCGTCTACGATCTGAACCGCGGACGCATCACCTACCGGTTCAAGTAG
- a CDS encoding SIR2 family NAD-dependent protein deacylase yields the protein MFSKTSTGRSTRDCSGSVDGLRAALDRADAVLIGAGSGLSTAAGFTYSGARFERFFSDFIDAYGIPDLYTGGFWPFSSLEERWAWWSRHIYYNRYVPAPKPVYDDVLRLVRDKDYFVLTTNVDHQFQSAGFDKKRLFYMQGDYGLWQCSAPCHSETYDNEAAVRRMVSEQENMRIPSGLVPRCPRCGRLMTMNLRVDGSFVQDEGWYRAKDRYDDYLRRHEGMRVLLLELGVGMNTPVWIKYPFWRMAERNENATYACLNLGETYAPPEIAERSICLDDDIESTLKRLIG from the coding sequence ATGTTTTCAAAGACATCGACAGGGAGGTCTACGAGGGATTGCTCCGGTAGCGTCGACGGCCTACGGGCGGCGCTCGATAGGGCGGACGCTGTACTGATCGGTGCCGGATCAGGGCTTTCGACCGCTGCCGGCTTCACCTATTCCGGGGCGCGCTTCGAGCGGTTCTTCTCCGACTTCATCGACGCGTACGGCATCCCGGATCTCTACACGGGAGGATTCTGGCCTTTCAGCTCGCTGGAAGAACGGTGGGCATGGTGGAGTCGGCATATCTACTACAACCGGTACGTGCCTGCCCCCAAGCCCGTCTACGACGATGTGCTGCGACTCGTGCGGGACAAAGACTATTTCGTGCTGACGACCAACGTCGACCACCAGTTCCAATCCGCAGGGTTCGACAAGAAGCGCCTGTTCTATATGCAGGGCGACTACGGCTTGTGGCAATGCTCCGCGCCGTGCCATAGCGAAACGTACGATAACGAGGCTGCCGTGCGCCGCATGGTTTCCGAACAGGAGAACATGAGGATACCCTCCGGGCTGGTGCCCCGTTGCCCGAGATGCGGCAGGCTCATGACCATGAACCTGCGCGTCGACGGCTCGTTCGTGCAAGACGAGGGCTGGTATCGGGCGAAGGACCGCTACGACGATTACCTCCGTCGCCATGAGGGCATGCGCGTTCTGCTTCTGGAGCTTGGCGTGGGGATGAACACCCCTGTTTGGATCAAGTACCCGTTTTGGCGCATGGCGGAGCGTAACGAAAACGCCACGTACGCTTGCCTGAACCTTGGCGAGACGTATGCGCCTCCCGAAATCGCAGAAAGGTCGATATGCCTTGACGATGATATCGAATCAACGTTGAAACGTCTGATCGGATAA
- a CDS encoding pyridoxamine 5'-phosphate oxidase family protein, producing the protein MKNVVEFLTANPVQYLATVGRDGKAKCRPFMFAGEKDGKLWFDTNITKDVYKDMQENPEIEISVSSPDYAWIRLHGTAVFSDDMAVKEMCIANPIVKGQYETAENPIFTVFYLDNPHGSIADFSGNPPYEF; encoded by the coding sequence ATGAAGAACGTAGTCGAGTTCCTTACTGCGAATCCGGTCCAGTACCTGGCCACCGTCGGCCGTGACGGAAAGGCGAAGTGCCGCCCCTTCATGTTCGCGGGCGAGAAGGACGGCAAACTGTGGTTCGACACCAACATCACCAAAGATGTCTACAAGGACATGCAGGAGAATCCCGAAATCGAGATCAGCGTCTCCTCTCCCGATTACGCATGGATCCGCCTGCACGGCACGGCCGTCTTCTCCGACGACATGGCCGTCAAGGAGATGTGCATTGCCAACCCGATCGTGAAAGGCCAGTACGAGACTGCCGAGAACCCGATCTTCACCGTGTTCTATCTGGACAACCCCCATGGTTCCATTGCCGACTTCTCCGGCAATCCTCCGTACGAGTTCTAA
- a CDS encoding Rrf2 family transcriptional regulator translates to MQISSRFTLAVHIFACIDTFHDDRKVTSDFLAGSTNVNPVIVRKILLQLKAAGLIDVARGRGGATIAKPLADITFLDIYHAVECIGDDKLFHFHDNPNAACPVGRSIHCVLDDKLDRVQKAMEDELAGITLEDVMRDVRTCIDE, encoded by the coding sequence ATGCAGATATCCAGCAGGTTCACCTTGGCGGTCCACATCTTCGCCTGTATCGATACGTTTCACGACGACAGGAAGGTCACGAGCGACTTCCTCGCCGGCAGCACTAACGTGAACCCCGTCATCGTGCGCAAGATATTGCTGCAGCTGAAGGCGGCGGGCCTCATCGACGTGGCACGCGGCCGCGGGGGCGCGACCATCGCGAAGCCCCTGGCGGACATCACGTTTCTCGACATCTACCACGCAGTCGAGTGCATCGGGGACGACAAGCTGTTCCATTTCCACGACAACCCGAATGCCGCTTGTCCGGTGGGGCGGAGCATCCATTGCGTTTTGGACGACAAGCTCGACCGGGTTCAGAAGGCGATGGAGGACGAGCTTGCCGGAATCACGCTCGAGGACGTAATGCGTGATGTCCGAACGTGCATCGACGAATAG
- a CDS encoding ECF transporter S component, with protein sequence MDGLPYGWRERSPKQVAAIVLLILMAMVLSFVELPVVPGAEWLKYDPSGIVSLLATILYGSWIGVGVAVASWIPHLVTDPLGAFMNIMATVSLILVVGTVYRRKPCLLHAVLGCAAGVVVSSAVSICLNFVVTPLYMGAAYEQVAALVLPALLPFNVFKALANSIVAIVSYRKLASLLEDQEGNPLASGRERL encoded by the coding sequence ATGGACGGTTTGCCGTACGGATGGCGGGAGCGCTCGCCCAAACAAGTTGCCGCCATCGTGCTGCTCATCCTCATGGCGATGGTGCTCAGCTTCGTCGAGCTGCCCGTGGTCCCGGGTGCCGAGTGGCTGAAGTACGACCCGTCGGGCATCGTGTCGCTTTTGGCCACCATCCTGTACGGGTCGTGGATCGGCGTGGGCGTGGCCGTGGCCTCCTGGATTCCGCACCTCGTCACCGACCCGCTGGGCGCGTTTATGAACATCATGGCCACTGTGTCGCTCATCCTCGTGGTGGGCACGGTGTACCGCCGCAAGCCCTGCCTGCTGCATGCGGTGCTGGGGTGCGCCGCCGGAGTGGTGGTGTCCTCGGCGGTCTCCATCTGCCTGAACTTCGTCGTGACGCCGCTGTACATGGGCGCCGCCTACGAGCAGGTGGCCGCGTTGGTACTGCCGGCGCTGCTGCCGTTCAACGTGTTCAAGGCGCTGGCGAACTCCATCGTGGCCATCGTCTCGTACCGCAAGCTGGCCTCGCTGCTCGAAGATCAGGAAGGTAACCCGCTGGCTTCCGGGCGCGAACGGTTGTAG
- a CDS encoding TAT pathway signal sequence, translating to MELQVTRRDFFKGSIVVALGAAGAGVLSSCAGGNAAAKTDGATAAADAGDAAKTVTLHRGYGAAHGDKCFTSVVVATAEDGTILAASVDDYQFMAADSAGITPVPNSDAGFAAGYAEGQVLMSKTQNNDAYSAIMKEKAQATTPWLTSMKAIEGYCAGKKAADLTKTNLDAVSGATLVDAPNYLKLVSDVAQSGDIVTTGTYAGDGSDLKLGRVNAAAHGDKAFAEAVSLVQGDVLVAASIDEFQFSDAATDGLVPVPNSDAGFADGYAEGVVLMSKSVNSDVYSAMMKEKAQATTPWLGSMSAIEAFIAGQKIADVKAKGPDAVSGATLVDTAGYVEAAVSAAKTA from the coding sequence ATGGAACTGCAGGTCACTCGTCGTGATTTCTTCAAGGGTAGCATCGTGGTCGCGCTGGGCGCGGCGGGCGCCGGCGTGCTCAGCTCGTGCGCGGGTGGAAACGCCGCAGCCAAAACCGACGGCGCGACGGCCGCCGCCGACGCGGGCGACGCCGCCAAGACGGTCACGCTTCATCGCGGCTATGGCGCAGCGCACGGCGACAAGTGCTTCACCAGCGTGGTCGTCGCCACGGCCGAGGACGGAACCATCCTCGCCGCCAGCGTGGACGACTACCAGTTCATGGCGGCCGACTCGGCGGGCATCACGCCCGTCCCGAACTCGGACGCCGGGTTCGCGGCCGGCTACGCCGAGGGCCAGGTGCTCATGTCGAAGACGCAGAACAACGATGCGTACTCGGCCATCATGAAGGAGAAGGCGCAGGCCACCACGCCGTGGCTCACGTCGATGAAGGCTATCGAGGGCTACTGCGCGGGCAAGAAGGCCGCCGATCTGACGAAGACGAACCTCGACGCGGTGTCGGGCGCCACCCTCGTCGACGCTCCCAACTACCTCAAGCTCGTGTCCGACGTGGCCCAAAGCGGCGACATCGTGACGACCGGCACGTACGCCGGCGACGGCTCCGACCTCAAGCTGGGCCGCGTCAACGCGGCGGCGCACGGCGACAAGGCGTTCGCCGAGGCCGTCTCGCTCGTGCAGGGCGACGTGCTGGTGGCTGCGAGCATCGACGAGTTCCAGTTCAGCGACGCGGCCACCGACGGCCTCGTGCCCGTGCCGAACTCCGACGCCGGGTTCGCCGACGGCTACGCCGAGGGCGTGGTGCTCATGTCCAAGTCGGTGAACTCCGACGTGTACAGCGCCATGATGAAGGAGAAGGCGCAGGCCACCACGCCGTGGCTTGGATCCATGTCCGCCATCGAGGCGTTCATCGCCGGTCAGAAGATCGCCGACGTGAAGGCCAAGGGCCCCGACGCGGTTTCGGGCGCCACGCTCGTCGACACCGCCGGGTACGTCGAGGCCGCCGTTTCGGCTGCCAAGACGGCGTAG